A region of the Mycobacterium sp. NBC_00419 genome:
GCGAACCTCGTGAACGCCGCGACCCCTACAGCGCGCCGCCGCGCCGCGAGGGCCGCCATGAGCAGTATCCGCCGTATGAGCCGTACCGGCCCTCCTACGAGCCGTACCCGCCGTACGAGCCGTATGAGCCGTATGAGCCGCCAAGGCGCCGTCCGGCACCGGGTGTTCCCACCGGGGACACCAGCCACCACCCGATCTCTCGGGTGCGCTACCGGGATACCGGCGACGACCGCTGACGGCCTAGGTGCGGGCCGGGCGGATCTCCCGCGGTAGCGCGAACACCAATGTCTCGTTGGCTGTCGTCACTGATTGCACTGTGCCGTAACCGAATTCGGCCAACCGATCCAGCACACCGCGCACGAGCACCTCAGGTACCGACGCACCGGACGTGACGCCCACGGTGGTGACACCCTCAAGCCAGGCCGGGTCGATGTCCTCGGCGTAATCCACCAGATGCGAGTCCTTGGCCCCGGCGCCCAGGGCCACCTCGACGAGGCGCACCGAGTTCGACGAGTTCCGCGAACCGACGACGATCACCAGGTCGCACTCGGGCGCCATCGCCTTGACCGCGCCCTGGCGGTTCTGGGTGGCGTAGCAGATGTCGTCGCTGGGCGGGTCCTGCAGCGTCGGGAACTTCTCCCGCAGCCGGCGCACCGTCTCCATGGTCTCGTCAACGCTCAGCGTGGTCTGCGAGAGCCAGATGACCTTGTTCGGGTCGCGCACGGTGACCTTGTCGACGGCATCCGGGTTGTCGACGACCTGGACGTGGTCCGGCGCCTCCCCGGCCGTGCCGACGACCTCCTCGTGGCCTTCGTGGCCGACCAGCAGGATGTCGTAGTCGTCGCGGGCGAAGCGCTTGGCCTCGTTGTGCACCTTGGTGACCAGCGGGCAGGTGGCATCGATCGTCTTCAGATTGCGCGCGGCGGCCTCTTCGTGGACCGTCGGCGCGACACCGTGGGCGGAGAACACGACGATGGCACCCTCGGGCACCTCATCGGTCTGCTCGACGAACACTGCCCCGGCCTTGGCCAGCGTCTCCACGACGTAGCGGTTGTGCACGATCTCGTGGCGCACGTACACCGGGGCGCCGTGCTTCTCCAGCGCGCGCTCCACGGTTTCCACCGCGCGGTCCACCCCGGCGCAGTAGCCGCGCGGCTCGGCCAGCAGGACACGCTTGGTTCCGACTGCACTTCCCCCAGCCGTGCTGGAAGCACCGGGAATCCCCATGTTGACTGTTGGCGGCATGGTTTCAGGGTACGTTCCCGCGCGCCGCACGGGCCAGCCGTAGGCTGTCGCACATGGCAACAGCACCGTACGGGGTCCGCCTGCTGGTAGGGGCGGCCGTGACCGCCATCGAGGAGACCCGCAAGCTGCCCCAGACCATCCTGATGTACCCGATGACGATGGTGAGCACCGTCGCTCAGATGGTGATGAAGGTCCAGCAGGATGTCGCTGACCTGGTCATCAAGGGTGACTCGGCGCTGGAGAGCATCTTCCCGCCCAAGGACGAGCAACCCGAGTGGGCGACCTTCGACGAGGATCTCCCGGCCGACGACGACGGCGCACCAGTCGACGGTGAGCGCCTCACCGAGGGCCGTTTTGCGCTGTATTCGGTGGCCGACGGGGTGGAGCCCAAGAGTCAGGAATCGGTCACCAAAGCCGCCGGCAAGAAGAAGGCGGCGGTCGCCGAACCTCCGGCGATCGCCGGGGAGCTCGACTACGAGTCGCTGACGCTGGCCCAGCTGCGCGCGCGGCTGCAGTCACTGTCGGTGGCCGACCTCGAGGCGCTGCTGGCCTATGAGGAAGCCTCTAAGTCCCGTGCGCCGTTCCAGACGCTGCTGGCCAACAGGATCACCCGCGCGACAGCCAAGTGACCAACGATCAGGGCAGCTCGGCGGAGAACCCGTTCCCGGTTCGGGCTGTCGCCACCCGGGTGGCGGCCTGGATCGACAAGCTCGGCACCGTGTGGGTCGAGGGCCAGCTGACCCAGATCAACGTGCGCAGTTCGACTGCCTACATGGTGCTGCGCGATCCGGCGGCCAACATGTCGCTGGATGTCACCTGTCCGCGTGATCTGGTGGCCTCCGCGCCGGTCAAGCTCACCGAAGGCACCCAGGTCGTCGTCCTGGGCAGACCCAGCTTCTACACCGTTCGCGGCTCGTTCTCGTTGCGGGTCAGCGCAATTCGGGCGGTCGGCGTCGGCGAGCTGCTGGCGCGCATCGAGCGGCTGCGGCGGCTGCTGGAGGCCGAGGGGTTGTTCGACCCGCGACTCAAGCGCCCGCTGCCGTTCCTGCCGTCGACCATCGGGCTGATCACCGGGCGAGCCAGCGCTGCCGAGCGCGACGTCACCACCGTGGCCGCCACGCGCTGGCCTGCGGTGCGCTTCGAGATCCGCAACACCGCGGTGCAGGGCACCAATGCGGTGGCACAGATCGTCGAGGCGCTGCGGGAGCTGGACGCCGACCCCGACGTCGATGTCATCGTGATCGCCCGCGGTGGTGGCGGCGTCGAGGAGCTGTTGCCGTTCTCCGACGAAACGCTGTGCCGGGCGATCGCCGCGTGCACCACCCCGGTGGTCAGCGCGATCGGCCACGAGCCCGACAACCCGCTGTGCGACCTGGTCGCCGACGTGCGCGCGGCCACCCCGACCGACGCCGCCAAGCGGGTCGTGCCCGACGCGGCGGCCGAATCAGCCCTGGTCGGCGAGCTGCGGCTGCGCAGCGCGCAGGCGCTGCGCAGCTGGGTCGGCCGCGAACAGCGCACGGTGGCGCAGTTGCGCAGCCGGCCGGTGCTGGCCGACCCGCTGCGCGGGCTGACCCAGCGCGGCGACGAGATCGACCGGGCCCGCGCCGCGGTGCGCCGTGACATCAACCGCCTGGTGGCCGCCGAGTCCGACCGGGTCGGCCATCTAAGCGCCCGGCTGGCGACGCTGGGACCGGCGGCCACCCTGGCGCGCGGCTACGCCGTGGTGCAGGACGCCGACGGTGCCATCCTGCGGACGACGGCCGACGCGCCGGCCGGAACGCGGCTGCGCATCCGGGTTTCCGACGGCGCGGTAGGCGCCACCAGTACCGGCCCGACGGATGGAGCCGCATGAGTTCTGAAACGAAGCCCATTAGTGCGCTCGGCTACGAGGAGTGCCGTGACGAGCTCATCGAGGTGGTCAGGGCGCTCGAGCAGGGCGGGCTGGACCTCGACGCGTCGCTGAAGCTGTGGGAACGCGGTGAGCAGCTGGCACGACGCTGTGAAGAGCACTTAGCCGGAGCACGTCAGCGCATCGAGGATGCGCTGGGGTCGCGCGAGGTCACCGACGGGTGATCCGCGGGGCCGCCCTGACCTGGGGCACTGGCTAACTAGAACGTGTTTCAGTTAAGCTCCCCGCCATGGGTGATGCCACGCTGACAACCGAGCTGGGCCGCGTTCTGGTCACCGGCGGTGCCGGATTCGTCGGAGCCAACCTGGTGCGCGAGCTACTTGACCGGGGCCACCACGTCCGGGCTTTCGACCGGGCGCCGTCCGCGCTGCCGCCGCACGAACGGCTCGAGATTCTGCAGGGCGACATCTGCGACACCGAGACCGTCGCCGCGGCCGTCGCCGGCGTGGACACCATCTTTCACACCGCGGCGATCATCGACCTGATGGGCGGCGGTTCGGTCACCGAGGAGTACCGCAAGCGCAGCTTCGACGTCAACGTGGGCGGTACCAAGAACCTGGTGCACGCCGCACAGGCCGCGGGCGTCAAGCGGTTCGTCTACACCGCCTCCAACAGTGTGGTGATGGGCGGGCAGCGCATCGCCAACGGCGACGAAAACCTGCCCTACACAACACGGTTCAACGACCTCTACACCGAGACCAAGGTGACCGCCGAGAAGTTCGTACTCAGCTCCAACGACACCGGCGGCCTGCTGACCTGTTCGATCCGGCCCAGCGGCATCTGGGGCCGCGGCGATCAGACCATGTTCCGGATGCTGTTCCAGCGGGTGCTGGCCGGCCATGTCAAGGTGCTGGTCGGCGGCAAGGACGTCAAGCTGGACAACTCCTACATCCACAACCTGGTGCACGGATTCGTCCTTGCCGCAGAGCATCTGGTGCCCGGCGGCAGCGCACCCGGACAGGCGTACTTCGTCAACGACGGCGAGCCGATCAACATGTTCGAGTTCTCCCGCCCCGTCGTGGAGGCCTGCGGCGAGCGTTACCCGACGTTCCGGATTTCCGGGCGGTTCGTGCACGCCGTGATGACCGGCTGGCAGTGGCTGCACTTCAAGTTCGGCCTGCCCCAGCCGCCGCTGGAACCCCTTGCGGTGGAACGGATTTACCTCGACAACTACTTCAGCATCGAGAAGGCCGCGCGCGATCTCGGCTACCAACCGCTCTACACCACCGAGCAGGCTCTGCAGCATTGCCTGCCGTACTACACCGAGCTGTTCGATCAGATGAAGAACGCCGACAAGCAGCCCGTCAACGCCTAGTTCTCGGCCCAGGGCAGCAGAACGGCCTTGCCGGTGCTCTGCCGCGTCTCGATGAGGCGATGGGCCTCGGCCGCACGCGAAAGTGGAAGCTGCAGGCCGATATTGACCTTCAGCTCACCACTGGCGACGTAACTGGTCAACGCGTCCAGCGCTGGTCGTAGCGCCGAGGAGCCCTGCCCTTGATAGGGGTAGAGGCTGAAGAATCCGAGCGTCTGATTGGCGTTGAGCCTGCCCACCTGGAACTGCGCTCCGAAGTCCACGACAGGGCTGGTCTCGTCAGCCGAACCATAGGCGCTGAGACGTCCGAACGGCGCCAGGGCCGCGATGGCCTGATCGAACGCCGAGCCGCCGACGTTGACCAGCGCGGCGTCCACTCCCCTGCCGTCGGTGACGTCCAGGACTGCCGCACTCCACCCGTCGTTGGTGTAATCGATGGTCACATCGGCACCGAGGTCACCAACCCACAGCCGTTTGGCCTGCGTGCTGGCCGCACCGACGATCAGTCCGGCCTTCATGATTTTGGCCAGCTGGACACTCAGTGAGCCCAAACCGCCTGCGGCGGCAAGGATCAGGATCGAGTCGCCGGCACGTAGCCGTACGCCGTCGCGCAAGAGGAAGTACGCCGTCAGGCCTTGCACCAACAGAGCCGTCCCCTCAGCGAACCCGATCTGGTCCGGCAGGGGATGGACGGTGTCACTGTCGGCAACGACGTACTGTGCGTAGCCGCCGGGACGCGCCGGCTGGACGATCCCGAACACCCGCTGCCCGACGCAGACTCCGTCCACGCCATCGCCGAGTTCTTCGACGGTGCCGGCGAACTCGCCTCCGAGAATGTGCGGGAGGGGCGGCTTGACCGGATAGTTGTTGCGCCGCTGTTCGATGTCGGCGAAGTTGACGCCGGCCGCCTCGTTGCGGATGAGTACCTGTCCGGCGGCGGGGCGCGGTTTAGGCAGATCTTCGTACACCAGGGTTTCCGGAGCGCCGTAGCGGTGGATCCGTACGGCTTTCATGGTCTCGATGGACGTTTCGGCGGACATGCTCACTCCTCAAGCGTGGGGCCGGCGGACCGGCGGGCAGCGGTAACGCTAATCCACAAAACGGATAATATATATCCACTTATTCCAGACTCACAGCGCCCTCCTAAGTCCGTGTGATCTAGTACACCCACTGACCAAACGACCAATTTGGTCAGTACAGTCAAGGGTGGCCGGATGCTCACGGCCGCAACGAGCCAGGAGAGGTGGTCGCGGTGTCGCGCGGGGACGAAGTGCAGAGATCGGCGTGGCGACTCGTGTTGAAGACCGGCGCCGACAACGCCCAGCCACTGGTGGACCTTTATCGGCCGTATGTCGAGGGCCTGGACAACCTGCCGGCCGACGGACGATTCCTGCTGGTCGGAAACCACACCGCGATGTCGTTCTTCGAGATCGTGTTCATTCCCTACTTCGTGCGCAAGACGGTCGGTGAGCGGGTTCGCCCGCTGGCGGACCGCCAGTTCGGCAAGATCGGCGGCCCTCAGCGGCACATGATGGACGCCTTCGGCGGCGTCGTCGGTTCGCCGGAGGCCGCCTCGGCGCTGATGGAGGCCAACGAACCGATCCTGGTCTTCCCCGGCGGCGGGCGGGAGATCTCCAAGTTCAAGGGCGAGGAATACCAGCTGCGGTGGGAGAACCGGGCCGGGTTCGCCCGAGTCGCGATCAAGCACGACTACCCGATCGTGACCGCAGCCCTCGTCGGTGGTGACGACGTCTACACCCCCATCACCGAACGGGACAGCTTGTGGGGCAAGGCCAGTGGCTGGCTCGGCAAGAAGCTCGGCGGCCGCGACGACATGGCGATGCCCCTCGTCCGCGGAATCGGACCGACGCTGGTTCCCCGCCCGCAGCGGCTGTACCTGCGTTTCAGTGCGCCGATCGACACCGTCGCGCCGGCCGGTGTGAGCGCAGACGACTGGACACAGCAGGTTAAAGGGCGTGCCCAGTCGCAGCTGGAAGCCGATCTGCGCGACCTGCAGGACATTCGGCGTCGTGACCCGTACCGCAACCTCAACCCGGCAGCCTGGCGCTCAGCAGTGATGCCCGAGATCGCCGCGGCGGTATGACCATGGCCGCGAACAGGACGCTGCCCTGCGACGACGAGGTGCTGGCGCTGACCGAACCCGGCAGGTTCTTCGGCGAGATGCTGGACGTCGGGCGCCCCGAGGCCACCGTCCTGGTCGTCAGGGTGGCCGGCAACTGCGCCATCATCGCCCTCGAAATCTCACCCGCCGCAGTGGAATTCGCGTGCCGCAGAGCCCGTCGCGGAGCCAGCCACTCCGTCAGTCTCGCGATCGCCGAGATCAGCCAGTTCCTCGGGTACGGCAGCCAATGGGCAGCCACCCTGGGTGGGCAGTTGCCGGCGTCGAGCCAGGGCATCGCCCGGTTCGCGGTCGAGTTCGAACCGGAACCGGTACGGGCCGACGCGCTCTCTCCCGCACCCGGCGCGCTACCGGAACTGATCGGCCGACGCTGGCAGATCGACGACGTGCGGCCGGCGCGGATCCGTCGCCAACTGTGGTCGCGGGACATCGAGTTCGAGGCTCCGATCCTCGCCTGGCTGCTTAGCGTGCATCGGCTCTCGACGCCGTAGCCGGCGTACGGTTCAGTGTCCGGCGACGGCCTGCTTCACCACTCGACCGTAGGCCTGCCTCTGCGGCTCGCCTACCGCCGAGCCTAGCGACCGCGTCCGCCACCGATCGAGCCACCGAACGACAACGGACTCGAAACGGACCAAAAGACCAGTGCAGGAGCCACTTCGGCGCCTTGGCCTCACAGCGGGTTGACAGCTTTGCCGCCAGTACACTCGGATCTCGTGCTCATCCGCCGCGCGACTGCACTCCTGAGCGTTGTGGCGCTGTCGCTCGTCGGCTGCAGTAGCGGTATCGCAGATCGATCCGCCGACGCTCACGCGCTCACCGCAAACATTCGGAAGTTGGCCGGTGTGGTCTCTGCCGCCGACGATGTCGCCCACAACGAACCGCAGGGCATGGTGTTCTTTCGCCTCTACGTCGACGTCAACGAGAACATCAACTCCAAGCAGATCGCCGAGATCGTCACCACGTATCTGCGTGGTACCGAGGACGCCAGATACTCCGGATACCGGCTCGAACTTGACCTCCGCCAGGGTTGGAATCTGTTCGCTGTGGACAGCGGCCAACTCCCCATCACCAATCGCGGCCAAGTGATCTCCCAAGCAAGCGATTGGGTCGAACTCAGACGTGATTTCCCATCTGCCACCGTCCGGGTGCGAGCGACGATCAGCCACCCCGATGGCCAAATTCCCGACCAGGATGCCGGGCACTCCAATGTGGCCGCCCTCGACTTGGCCAGCCCCGCGGACTACACCGCCGTTGTTGCGGCTGCACATCACATCGCCGACCGATTCCCACAACTGTCCCAACTGGACTGGGTGATTAATGCGGCAAAAGAACACCCCGCGGAGATCAAGACATCTCGACGGCTGCCTACCCCACCCGAGCTGGCGGTGTTCAGCCGGCTCAACGCCGACCAGTCGATTCCGCACGTCGACCGGCTGCGGATCAATGGTCCGGTGACTCCCCCGGTCTGGTTCTCCGAGCAGACGACCGAATCCCACGACGTCGCGTTGGCGTTGCAGCTGGCCAAGAACCACTTGCCGGTCGTCGCCACGCTGCCGGCGCCGATTCTCTACAGCGCCAGCGACGAGCTGTCGGGACACATCGGCGGTCTCGGTTTCGCCCGTGGCCCGGTGGCGATCACCGTCGGGGGCTGCACCAGGCACGATCCCCTGGTTTACCAGCCGATTCCCGAGGAGCGGCGGTTGATCGCCGAGTATGAAACCTGTGCTTCCTGAGTTCGCAACTTCAATCCGGTCCTGCCCTCACGGTACGGTCCACTAGAACACGTTCTAGGTATAGGGAGTTCAATGTCCGACGCTGTGCTGGTCACCGGTGCTTTCGGGCTGGTCGGAAGCGCCACCGTCAAGCACCTGGCGGCGGCAGGCCGCCGCGTGGTGGCCACCGACCTGGACACCCCCGCCAACCGCAAGGCGGCCACGGCACTGCCGGCAGGCGTCACGGTGCGGTGGGCCGATCTGACCGACCCCAAGGCGGTCGGCGTGCTGATGAGCAGCGTGGCACCGGCGTCGGTGATTCACCTCGCCGCGGTGATCCCGCCGGTCTGCTACAGCAACCCCGCGCTGGCCCGCAGGGTCAACGTCGAGGCAACCGGCACCCTGGTCAACGCCGCAGCCGCCGAGCCCAAGCCGCCGCGATTCGTGCAGGCGTCGTCCATCGCCGTCTACGGGCCGCGCAACCCGCATCACATCAGCGACGTGCTCACCGCCGACACCCCGGTGCGGCCGTTCGACATCTACGGCGGCCACAAGGTGGAGGCCGAGCAACTGGTGCGCGGCTCGGCGCTGGACTGGGTGATCCTGCGGCTGGGTGGCGTCATGACCACCGAGTTCGACCTCGGGATGAGCCCGGACATGTTGTATTTCGAAGGGCTGCTGCCCATCGACGGCCGGCTGCAGACCGTCGACGTCCGCGACGTCGCGCACG
Encoded here:
- the xseA gene encoding exodeoxyribonuclease VII large subunit → MTNDQGSSAENPFPVRAVATRVAAWIDKLGTVWVEGQLTQINVRSSTAYMVLRDPAANMSLDVTCPRDLVASAPVKLTEGTQVVVLGRPSFYTVRGSFSLRVSAIRAVGVGELLARIERLRRLLEAEGLFDPRLKRPLPFLPSTIGLITGRASAAERDVTTVAATRWPAVRFEIRNTAVQGTNAVAQIVEALRELDADPDVDVIVIARGGGGVEELLPFSDETLCRAIAACTTPVVSAIGHEPDNPLCDLVADVRAATPTDAAKRVVPDAAAESALVGELRLRSAQALRSWVGREQRTVAQLRSRPVLADPLRGLTQRGDEIDRARAAVRRDINRLVAAESDRVGHLSARLATLGPAATLARGYAVVQDADGAILRTTADAPAGTRLRIRVSDGAVGATSTGPTDGAA
- a CDS encoding 4-hydroxy-3-methylbut-2-enyl diphosphate reductase; the protein is MPPTVNMGIPGASSTAGGSAVGTKRVLLAEPRGYCAGVDRAVETVERALEKHGAPVYVRHEIVHNRYVVETLAKAGAVFVEQTDEVPEGAIVVFSAHGVAPTVHEEAAARNLKTIDATCPLVTKVHNEAKRFARDDYDILLVGHEGHEEVVGTAGEAPDHVQVVDNPDAVDKVTVRDPNKVIWLSQTTLSVDETMETVRRLREKFPTLQDPPSDDICYATQNRQGAVKAMAPECDLVIVVGSRNSSNSVRLVEVALGAGAKDSHLVDYAEDIDPAWLEGVTTVGVTSGASVPEVLVRGVLDRLAEFGYGTVQSVTTANETLVFALPREIRPART
- a CDS encoding lysophospholipid acyltransferase family protein, with protein sequence MSRGDEVQRSAWRLVLKTGADNAQPLVDLYRPYVEGLDNLPADGRFLLVGNHTAMSFFEIVFIPYFVRKTVGERVRPLADRQFGKIGGPQRHMMDAFGGVVGSPEAASALMEANEPILVFPGGGREISKFKGEEYQLRWENRAGFARVAIKHDYPIVTAALVGGDDVYTPITERDSLWGKASGWLGKKLGGRDDMAMPLVRGIGPTLVPRPQRLYLRFSAPIDTVAPAGVSADDWTQQVKGRAQSQLEADLRDLQDIRRRDPYRNLNPAAWRSAVMPEIAAAV
- a CDS encoding NAD-dependent epimerase/dehydratase family protein — encoded protein: MSDAVLVTGAFGLVGSATVKHLAAAGRRVVATDLDTPANRKAATALPAGVTVRWADLTDPKAVGVLMSSVAPASVIHLAAVIPPVCYSNPALARRVNVEATGTLVNAAAAEPKPPRFVQASSIAVYGPRNPHHISDVLTADTPVRPFDIYGGHKVEAEQLVRGSALDWVILRLGGVMTTEFDLGMSPDMLYFEGLLPIDGRLQTVDVRDVAHAFAAATTADAIGRTLLIGGDDTHRLVQGEVSSAITAAMGLVGATAKGRKGNPDDDDGWFATDWMDSSASQELLGFQHHSWPDILKETADKTGWKRPLFRLAAPLAHEYLKRQSPYYRKPGGYADPWGTVKNKWGRFEADTA
- a CDS encoding quinone oxidoreductase family protein, which codes for MSAETSIETMKAVRIHRYGAPETLVYEDLPKPRPAAGQVLIRNEAAGVNFADIEQRRNNYPVKPPLPHILGGEFAGTVEELGDGVDGVCVGQRVFGIVQPARPGGYAQYVVADSDTVHPLPDQIGFAEGTALLVQGLTAYFLLRDGVRLRAGDSILILAAAGGLGSLSVQLAKIMKAGLIVGAASTQAKRLWVGDLGADVTIDYTNDGWSAAVLDVTDGRGVDAALVNVGGSAFDQAIAALAPFGRLSAYGSADETSPVVDFGAQFQVGRLNANQTLGFFSLYPYQGQGSSALRPALDALTSYVASGELKVNIGLQLPLSRAAEAHRLIETRQSTGKAVLLPWAEN
- a CDS encoding exodeoxyribonuclease VII small subunit; its protein translation is MSSETKPISALGYEECRDELIEVVRALEQGGLDLDASLKLWERGEQLARRCEEHLAGARQRIEDALGSREVTDG
- a CDS encoding lipid droplet-associated protein: MATAPYGVRLLVGAAVTAIEETRKLPQTILMYPMTMVSTVAQMVMKVQQDVADLVIKGDSALESIFPPKDEQPEWATFDEDLPADDDGAPVDGERLTEGRFALYSVADGVEPKSQESVTKAAGKKKAAVAEPPAIAGELDYESLTLAQLRARLQSLSVADLEALLAYEEASKSRAPFQTLLANRITRATAK
- a CDS encoding 3-beta-hydroxysteroid dehydrogenase, which gives rise to MGDATLTTELGRVLVTGGAGFVGANLVRELLDRGHHVRAFDRAPSALPPHERLEILQGDICDTETVAAAVAGVDTIFHTAAIIDLMGGGSVTEEYRKRSFDVNVGGTKNLVHAAQAAGVKRFVYTASNSVVMGGQRIANGDENLPYTTRFNDLYTETKVTAEKFVLSSNDTGGLLTCSIRPSGIWGRGDQTMFRMLFQRVLAGHVKVLVGGKDVKLDNSYIHNLVHGFVLAAEHLVPGGSAPGQAYFVNDGEPINMFEFSRPVVEACGERYPTFRISGRFVHAVMTGWQWLHFKFGLPQPPLEPLAVERIYLDNYFSIEKAARDLGYQPLYTTEQALQHCLPYYTELFDQMKNADKQPVNA